The Acomys russatus chromosome X, mAcoRus1.1, whole genome shotgun sequence genome segment CAGGGCATCCATCTGTGGGTGATATGCTGGGCTCTCCCCAGTGGCCTCAGAGAGCCTCCTCTCCCGACTATGCCAGCGGCCCTGCCAGTAGGGCATCATCTGTTGAGTCTTCTGGCAGCCAAGGAACAGAACTGGATGACCCACACTCTCCCTCACAAGGTGTCCTCAACAGAAAGATGATTGATGTGGTTCGCTTCCTTCTCATCAAGTACACTAGGAAGCAGCTGACATCTAAGGCTCAGATTCTGTACATAGTCCTCCGTGGTTACAAGGAATACTACCCGGTCATCTTTTCTAAGGCATCTGATTGTTTGAGGCTGCTCTTTGGCCTGGAGATAGTGGAAAGAAACGCCCCTGACCACATCTACTCTGTTGCCCTTGCCCTTGGGATCACCTACCATGGGACTCAGCAAGGTTTTCCAGGCGTACCCAAGACAGGCCTGCTACTAATCGTGCTGTGCATCATCTTCATAGAGGACAACTGCGCTAGTGAGCAGGCCTTGTGGTGCGTACTGAACAACATGGGGGTGTATGCAGGCAGTGAGCATTTCATGTACGGGGAGCCCAGACGTCTCATCACGGAGCATTTTGTGCAGGAAGGGTACCTGGAATACAGGCAGGTGCCTGACAGCGATCCTCCTTCCTATGAGGTCCTGTGGGGCCCAAGGGCCCGCGCTGAAACCACCAAGATGAAATTACTCAAGTTTTTTGCCAGCATCTTTAAGCAGGATCCCAGAGCCTACCCCTTTAGATATGCAGAGGCTCTGAGAGAGGAGATAGACAGGGTCTAGGCCAGGAGGGCCGGGCAGATGGCCCTTCTGGCTCTGCCCTGCACACGTTCTACTTCCCACACAGGCAGTTCCCATCCAACCCCAGTACAGGCAGAGTCAGCCATCTAAGTACCACGCCATCATGTgacacatggtgggaggagctgTGGGAACCACtctctcctgttcttccctctacTCTGTCCCGTCTGGGTGGCTTGAGGTTGTCTAGTTGCTATAGACTGTTGTGACCTTTACTACAAGGCTCATGGACCTGGGATGTCTTAAGTGTGCAAATGGATTTAGCAATGCCCATGCTGCTGTTCATCCACTTCAGGAGAAGGGTATCATTGTGTAAACCAACGAGAATGACTTCCGTCTAAGTTGTACTATTTCTCAAGCTCCCATGGCATTCTAAGTGGACGTTCCCAGGCAGTGGGGAAGGCCTTGGCCTTTTCCtgacaaacagaataaaatgatcTCCATTGCTTCCTCAGTTTTAGTCTCCTGTTCTGGTTACCTGCAGTGAAGGCGAATGGAAGGTGAAAGCAATTTCTTCTGCATGCTCTCGCTGAGTACCAGCTGCTCTGTGAGAGGTGCTGGGTTAGCAGGCAGCCTTAAGGCTGGTCCACCCTCTTCTAGGAAATGGTGTCACTCAAGTGCCCCAACCCTGTCAGTAGGACAGGTGAGAATTCCCTTCACAGCACAAGTACAGCAATTTTGCGAGGGGTCACCTTCGGCTAGTGGCCCCAAGTCGGTGGAGTAATTATTCACCAGGAGCAGGGCCTGGAGCGCTGTGAATGTCTTAGGGCTGAGAGAAGGGAAAACTGCTCCAAGCTGCTGTGCTGCTGGACGTGGCATGGAGGACTCGGGCTGGGGTCTCCTTGGGGACTGAGCACTAGGATAACACATACAGTCAGAAAGGGTGTATCCCCATCACCCCCAAAAAGGAAAGGCAAAATGTGCAGACAGGAAGCCTGCCCTGGTGTTAGAGTTACAGAGGACACAGCACGTGTAGGGCAAGCTTTACCCTCTGCATGTGTTCCTCCTCTCACACAGGGTAGAATCATGGGAAGGTGAGGCCTAGAACTCCTAGACAGGGCCTCTTCCACTTCTCCTgtcaggagagacagagatgactaCTAAGGGTGTATTAGTGTGTTGCCTACATGTGAAGTGTTCTGCACGTGTCCCTGGTATCCCCAGAGGACAGGAGAGCGTGACACATTTCATGAACCAGAGTTACAAATGCTTGTGAGTCTGTATGtcagtgctagaaactgaaccttcCTCTTGCAATATCAGCAAGTGCTCAGCCAAAGCTCTAGCACCAGGccaatttgtttaaaaaacaaacaaacagacagacaaaaaaacatTTCAGTCCCTGTATAGGAGAGTGTGAGGGAGGAATCATGCATATATCTCAAGTTGGctcttccttccaccttgtgatGTTGGTACCTCactggcttctgctgctgctgcagtatgCAGTCCAAGCTGGCTGCCTGGGAGATTCTGGCCCATTCTCCTGACTCTCCTGCCATCTTGCCAAAGGAGGGCTAGGATTCCTGCATCAGGTGCTAGCTGCTGCATCCCACTGTCTATGCAGGTTCCAGGGAGGTGATCAGACAGATCCTCAGGCATGAGCAGTTACCACTGTTTTCCTGTGATCTGTCCCCACAACCATAAGATAGCATTGCAGCTCAGTTCTCTAGTGCAGTGATGGCAGAGATCTTAACATGTGTCCAACAAGCAGGAGGATTTAGTAAAGTTTGTTCAGGAAACTTCACCGTGGCTACTTGGCTGTCCCCtgcccctcctttctctgtggtTCTCTCCCCTCAAGGAACTGCACCTAGAGGTTCACAGTCAGGACCCCACTTCCCAGATGAGGAACTGTCAGGCATCCTAGCATTTGGAATGTCCCCTCTTCAAACCATTTTGTGAGTTTTCTCAAATGGAGAAAGCCACTCTGAGTTTTGTGAATTCAGGTAGGCGCTTTGCAAGGACCCTAAAGGTCTCTCTTTGAGGACCAGGGGTCTGGAAGTCATGCCACTTCACCCCTGTGGTCAGCCTAGCTCCAGCTGCCACACACTTCTATGGATGAACCCTTTCATTCCATTCTGGGGAACCCAGCAGAGACACCATTTTTAGGCACTCCCAGAGGAAAAGATGAGTGAGTAGCGTGTAGGGTAGGCACAGGTCCTGAGAGGGCACTGTGGGAGCTCCGGTCTGGTTACAACAACTTCAGATAATCTGGGTCAGATGGTCTGGTGAGCTGCACCCAGCAGGTACCAACATGGGGCAGTGAGCCCTGTACCTTCCCCATCTGGGGCCTCTGTGGATAGAAGGCATTTGAGAGGTTCCCAGAAAGAAAGGGGCCCCAGGACTTAGTCAAGACTGAAGTTCAGACTGGGTCTCAGAAGCTGCAACACATGTCCATGGGCACTGACAGTCAAGGGCAGTGTATCCTGCTGTGGGTCTGGCAACAAATCTCATGTGActttgaggaagaaagggcagcTCCCCAAGCTTCTGCATCCCCATCTGCATCAGGGACCTTGGGGCTTGGGGtgtctcagagccattttgtgaGATTCCTGTGTGGAGAGAGCCTGGATTCCCTTTTGAAGTATATGCGCAAGAGCTTACGGTGGACTGAAGGGGCCTCTTTCAGGATAGGTGGGCCACAAATAGTGCTGCTTCATGCCGTGGTTAGCATGCCAGCCAGGAGGGCTGTGCCCAAGGCTCCTCCTTGGGGATTTAACACAGCAGCCTGAGAGCAGATTGTGATGGCTCTGGTCCAGAATCAAGCACTTCAGATCATCTGGGTCACATGGTCTGGTTTCACTGAAAGAGGATCCCATCATCCCGAGGGTGAGAGTCAGACCTGAGAGAGGATGGTAGAAGATATACTGCAGAGAGAGGGCCCCACAGCTGTACCCTTGTGGTGAGGGAGCACTGTGCCAAACAGGTTCCCAGTTGCTGGTGTCAGCCCTTTGCCCAGTAGGGCACTGTAGAAAAACACACAGGAGCTATTTTTACAGATCCAGTTATCCATGACAGTGGCTTTGCATTTGGCATGTATGTAGGACCTGAGAGAGGACGGCAGAAGCCCAACCCCATCTAGAAGGCACCCAAATGGTATTTCCACCGATGTGTACTTGGAAGAACAGGCTGATTCCACTCCCTCTCCAAGCATTCAGTGCATGATGCCATTTGGGGACTTCAGAAAGAGGGGGGGACCAAGTGTCTGTTAGTCAAGTTCTGAGCTCTGAGTGCTTCCTTGAAAGTGTAccatagacagacaggcagacaggcagacaggcagacaggcaatgAAGGCACAAAGGCAGACAGACTGGGATATTCAAGCTACTGTGCATAGGTTTAACAGTGGTGAAGGAAACTAAGGCTGACTTTTATGAGTGCTCCCCTCACCAAGCTTCCTCATCTGCCTGCTGGGACCTCAGGGTGAGGGCATGTGGGGAGGGGTAAGGGTGATACTTTGTGGTTCTGAGTCcttagaagatggctcagtactgaCATACAGGAATGAGATCCTTGTCCACTGATCTGCCAAGCAATAGACTATATCCCACAGCCCTTCTGTCCTGGATcctgcaggcagcagacaggcggTTAGAGCCAGAAGCTGCAGGGAAATCCCATGGTCCTTCCCAAGATGGAGGCTAATGTGGGCTCTCCCCAGGATTTGTTTTCCCTTTGAGTTAACTGTGTGGCCATGGGGTGGATACACCAGTGCCCCACACACTGAAACCATCTATAAGAtagatgtcacatgtactttgtgGCCTGTTGACCTTTATGCTCTCTCAGTCAGAGACCACTGATTAATGGAGTGGGCCACCACATCAGCTACTCTTCACTTGTATGAAGAGTGTTTGGTTAATAGGAGCAACATGAgcaaggaaacacacaaaatgtagggttcaaggagaaaggaggaagtgcaATGGAGGTAAATCCTGTGGTCAAGGAGATAAATAGATTAAAGATACTAAATGGAATACAGGGAATGGTGCCCTCAGGCACTCAGagaaagttccagcacagccaagcttaggcagtgagGGAACCCATCACAAACAGCAGGCTGGTTGTGCTGGCTGCAATAGGTTTGTCCCCTTTGGGGCcattcctgtgtttgaatgcttggtccgtAGGGAGTGGTACCGCTcggaggtgtggcttgttggagtcCCTGTAgcattgttggaagaagtgtgtcactgtggaaggcAGCTTTGAGGTCAtttatgctcaagctatgtccagtgtggcacacagcctcctcctgcctatacagatcaagatatagaactcccagctctttctccagcaccatgtctgctgcaggccgccatgtttcccaccataatgataatggactgaaccccagaaactgtcagccagcccaaataaaacattttcctgtATGAAACTTTCCATGTTCATGGttgtctgttcacagcaataaaagcctaAGGGTCTAAAAAGGTGTTGTCAGGAACATAAAGGTCTGAGAATATGAAAGATTGCATTCTGAGGGTCTAAGGAAATGATGTGAGATGTGTAACTTCAAGTTACAAAGGCATAAGGAAATGACTTAAGGTATATGAAAAATGGGaagtgtttcagatttctttccccttctgtgtCATTCAGCATCTGGCAGTTGGCCTGCTTTCCACTTCCGGAGGGCCAGTCCAGGAGCTGCTCTATTTTGGACCAGATCAAAATGACTTGGAGGTCAAAGGTCCCATCCCCTTTTCTAGTCAGGGTGAGTGAGGTCCTTGCAATAGCTTGTGCTGTGGAAAGGATGAAGACTCACAGGTCTGCGGGAGTAAGGGCAAAGGTCAGGAGACAGCTGTAGCCTGGGAAGAGCTCAAGGATTttgcttggggtggggtggcctAAGGCCACAGGACTCTGTTCCTACTTGCTCCTCTGATGGCCTCAAGGGAGAAGACACATGGCTCTCCCTATGCATGCCTCCTCTTGCCTGTGGTAAAAATCTCGGAACAGGCTTCTATGTCACTGAGGTGGACCAGAAATCAGTATAACAgctaaagaaactccatttttatGGCAGACTTGTGtcttgtggttttatttctgcaCAGATACACTATGACAAAGGCAACTCTCATagaagaaacatttaattggggctggctcacagtgtcagaagttcagtccattaccatcatgacAGGGAGCATGGTGACATGTAGGCAGACTTGGCGCTGGAGACACAGCTGAGAGCTCTATCTCTGGATCCACaggtgagagagacagtgagcactaggcctggcttgagcatctgaaacctcacaCCCCTCCCaaggacacactttctccaacaaagccacatctatgccagcaaggccacgcctcctaataatGGCATGCCcttgggcctatgggggccatttttattcaaaccaccacagatttaTAATCtgcaaagtgaaataaaccctttgatGCCCTAGTTACATTTGGCCACGGTGTTTTGTCATTGCTGCAGAAACCCGCAGACTGTTTGGGGAAGtagtgcagccttgctggaggaaggatgtcaTTAGAAATAGACTCTGAGTGCTCACAGCCTCATCCTATTTCCAGCTAAATCTCTCTTCGGTG includes the following:
- the LOC127185505 gene encoding melanoma-associated antigen 11-like — translated: MPMSQELRQVRWRPPPPSGHPSVGDMLGSPQWPQRASSPDYASGPASRASSVESSGSQGTELDDPHSPSQGVLNRKMIDVVRFLLIKYTRKQLTSKAQILYIVLRGYKEYYPVIFSKASDCLRLLFGLEIVERNAPDHIYSVALALGITYHGTQQGFPGVPKTGLLLIVLCIIFIEDNCASEQALWCVLNNMGVYAGSEHFMYGEPRRLITEHFVQEGYLEYRQVPDSDPPSYEVLWGPRARAETTKMKLLKFFASIFKQDPRAYPFRYAEALREEIDRV